The Takifugu rubripes chromosome 16, fTakRub1.2, whole genome shotgun sequence genome contains the following window.
AAGAGCCTTTGAATATGAATGCGACCTCTGGGGTAACAAGAGTCATTAGAGCTACAGATCAAGGAATTCTTGAGAAAATGGACCTTTAGATGGAAAGTGGAGGCTAAATAAGTCTATTGAGCCCCGTGCGGGTTTTCTGGGATTGTAAACGACTTTTCTGCTCTGAACTTAATTCACCTCTGGATAATTAGACTTTACTCAGCCTCCTATTCACTGTCCACGTCCTCTTGACCCTGTGATGGCTGcacagtgtttgtttgtgtcttgtgCCTCCCCTAAATGCTGTGATTACAGCTCACTCTCCCCTAAATCAAAGCCGAGGTGATCGATCACACCTTTGCTTGAAAGGACGTCTTCTAGGTAATTGCAGAGGTTTCTTGCCGTAGTTTAATGGATGCGCTTCTCATTGAATGGATGCTAACAGTAGCTTCAGCATGTTATAACTCAACAGATTATAGCAATATTAGTGTAATCGTGTCATCATGGTTGCATTTGTGGCGGTTCCAGACCCAGTCCCCCATGTTGTGGCCCAGACTGTAATTTAGCCTGGGTTAATGGAGATCTAGGTTCTTAACCGGCCTGTTCACAACTCTCAGCACTTCTACGTGTACTGACCCGTTGAACTGAACATAATTGGTACTGTAATTATGGTTCTTACCAAACCACATCTATTTATCCACCAGTAGTGGATCAATAAAGCCCAGCAAAGTAACCGTATTTGCAATTTGAGCTGGCGCGACTCAACTCGACCTGACCGTTGGGATAAATCCCAAATCTAATAATGGCTGGTGATCAGGCTCTCGGATCCGTGTGGGCTCACAGCAGCTCTTGGTCAGCACGTGATCGATCACAGTGCGACACTTTCTGACGTCTGCTGTCCGTGCAGACTAAAGAATCTCTGGACCGTGGACACACATTGATCTATATTAGTGTATCGTACCTTTTATCCCAGATTTATGCAACACACCATCGTGATCCCTGAACGCTCCAGAAGAGCGAAGGCCTAACGAACTATAGAGTTCTCTCTATGGAACGGTGAACTAACGGACTCAGGCTTCCAGAACCAACCACCGGACAAACATTGTCCTGCGTCCATGCCTGTGCAGTTCGGCAGATGCACGTTTGACATCGCAGCTTCGCCGACATTCAGACACGGCGAAGACTTTACGACAGAACGACGGTAAATCGACGGCTGTGGCTGCTCTGGATGTCTTGCTTGGATCTCGGCACTCTGGTGTCTGTCACTTTTCATCCGCTGAAGTCTTCAAAGCTTTGAAAGGCTCATACGTTCCAGCAGCTCGCTGCTTATTTAAGATGATCCGCAGGTTTATATTTAGCTGGCAGTGGGTGCATTGTTCTCATCTTCCGGTGAACTTCAAGGCCTTTTtagtgggtggggggggattacATTTTTCCATCAATTTCCCATCAGTTTTTGATGGCATCTTTCCATCATCATGAATGAGTGTCTGATTGATCCAGGTATCTCTTCTGTGTCCTTGATGGGACGTGTCTGAGGATTTGCATTTGTTTGGCGAGCCGTTGCTAGCATgagtttatctttatttatgttattCGATCTCTTTTCTCCCTGCTAAACATTATCAATCGATCAATTTAGTGATGAGATTAAACCGGTTATCGTTTAACAATTTCCAATTACATCTGTGTCCTCATGAAAGAAAAGGGGACTAATAGATGCTTGCTAAGCATTAGCATCGGTATTGTGAATCGTTTCTTCTGCCAGTGTAGTTAATCTTGCACCGAGCTACAGCTTCATTCAAGAGCACACTCGCACCTAATGAGGAGGAGGCCTCCAGTGGGTTTAGCTCTTCTGATATGACGTTGACATAAACACACGGCCTCATACAATCGCCATTAAAAGTTTCAAGTAAAGAGCTTCAGCTGCCTTTGTTGTCTCGCCTGGTTTGCTCAGGATTTTAATTGCAATTAGCGCGGACAGTGATTTATGGGCGCGTAGCGGGTTTCAGCGCTGCATTGTGTTTGGCTAATTGGTTTGGTTAAAAAGGCGTGACAAGGAGATGCTCCTAAAGGCGATTGGTGCCATAGATCGTAACTACAAATTCTCCTAAACAGGCTTTCATTAAGCTCCGTCTGTTATCCTCCAAATGGtccatttcctctcctgtcGAGAGCcgtttttaaattaatatttaaaggaATACCTCCCGAACGACTCCCAAGGAACTCGCATTTTTTTCTATAATTGACACAGCCAGAccgaaggagagaggaggaggaggtggttgtTCCCTGATAACTGGCTGTTGCTCTTGTCACAACTGTAGCAATGCGCTGTGGGGAATGTGTGTATCCCTCCTCCGGCTGGGTGAAATGTCAACATTTCACTGCAGGTGTGAGCAGAGCCTGAGCAGCAGCCCTCGCGCTCTGGAAATGTCCCTCATGTTTCGGTTCTCATGTGAGAAACGACGCGAACCAAACCCGCGCTGCAGCCTCACGGAGCCGACTGTATACCGAAGGCGCAGCTCGGTCAACATGGGCGCGCCCGCCGACGTGTTCAGACAACGTCGGCGTTGTCTTTTCCATTTTGTCTCCAGCTGTCCGGGTCTTTGAGATGTAAATCACCTGTGTACGCTTTGCCAGGGTTCATGTAAATAGGGTGTTTTCAGTAGCTTTAGCCAGCGTGACTCTGCTGTTGACTTAAAGATTGAGATTAACTGTGTGCTGTTGTTGgcataaacaggagggaaacggTGCGGAATAGTTGGGAAATAACGCAAACTTCCTGGATCCTCCACCTTGCTGCGTCGTCCTCGCGAGCGGTGAGGAAGAGCAGCGGCGGGGCGGCAGTGGAGTGGCGTTAAGTGCAGAGCAGAGATGCCGGGACTCGTCCCAAATGTAAAAGATGAGAGCCGGACCGGCTATTGATAGCTCGAGATGTCAAGAGACGTATGGAGCCGGAACAGCAGGCCGTTACACAATACGTTAGCGCTCGTGGCGTGAGCGAGGCTGGGTTTGTTCCCTGTGGAATGACTAGTTTACTAACTTAACTGATCTCTAGTCGTGTTCCTATCAGCCTGGAACTTTGCAGCTTGACCCAAACTGAAGGCGCGGCTCTGAATGCTGCTAGCTTGGCGAACTCTTAGAAAGTCACTGGTCTTCTCCAAGATTGCTTACTGTGTCCAGTCACGTTGAGCATCTGATTCGGGATTTATGGGCAACGACCACAACaaagccgccgccgccacggtgACGAGAAACAGAAGAACCAGCGAATCTTTGAAGGAGCTGTAACAAACGGCCGATGGGTTTATTACCAGACTCTCGGACTGGAGTCGTAATCGTTGACGTTCCCTGATCGAGCGCTCGTTCCAGTGTTTATTTAATGGCGCTCGGGACGATTAAGCTGTATGTCGGAAACTGTCCATTTTTCACGGACTTCGGTGACAGGTAGGAGACCGCGGTTCCAACTGCGCACTTAAACCTTtgtgagaggagagcagaggggcTTTAAGTCTCAGAGGTCTGTTTAGAGCgctcatttttcttcattccGTTTCTCCGTCTCCTTCGGCGAGAGCCTCCCTGATCCTCACCGGCAGCCGTTGCCATGGTTGTGTCAGAGCCTGTAAACTACCTGAGGTGGTGTTTCCACGGACGCAGATCAGGATGGCACCGGATGGCCCGCGAGGTGTGGGAGGGTTGGGCTCCACTGGTGTCAGCAGTTCTGTGGAGGAGAGAacggggggaggaagaggaggacgtcTGGGAGGACGTTGAAGGCGATGATGGTCTGTGAACGTGAACCCAGTAACAAACTTCACTGTTGGATCCACGCTTGGTTCTAATTCGTACTTTACACCCTGATTTGCTCTGGTTTCCGCTGtgggctgatgctgatgctgatgctgaggcAGTGACGGACTGTTGTTCCCCAATAAATTCAATAACGAAGACGAACGCGAGGCCGTGAGAGGGCCGACGTGTGCGGACACGCGCGGCTTTATGCTGTTATCAGGGGTAAATTTCAAGACATCACTGATATTGGTGCGAATAGAAAGGCTAATTTAGTCTTAATATGCAGATATTTCTTCTGTGAGTTATTATTCTGGGACACAAGTGGTGAAtctctttaattttgttgtttaaaAGATGACGATGCCTTCTGGATTTTCTTAACCTCTGATCTGCCAAGCACAAGAGCAGGCTCGTAACTCAAGCGTTGGATCCTTTCTCCAGCATTTGATTTTGTACggctcgaccccccccccccccccccacacacacacacacacacacacacacacccaaacacccccccactGTCACTTAAAGCTGACAGCCTTCCCGCCTTCACCCTAATCATTGTAACCCTGATAATGCCTCTATTCATAAATCATCTTTTCTCAGCTGCTCTGACAGGGAGGGACCcggagacacccccccccccccccttctgtttcctctccttGACCTCCATCACTTGCTGCACATCCAGGCAATCAGATGGAGCCAACTGCAGATGGCACCTGTAGCGTCCCATCTGAAGGGCAGAGTAGCTGGGATATAATAAACGCGGCGTGGAGACAAACACGGGGCTGCGACCGGCTGTCAGGTCTCCCACCGACACTCCATCTGCGCGTGACACCGACCGTGGTCGGCGCCGCCGGTCACGCCGCACAGCCAGGCGCCGTAAATCAAAGGCTCGCTGCTATACAGAAACGTGTTTGGGATGATTAAAAATAAGGCTTCAATCCAAGTGCATTTCCATAGTAACCCTGTCTTTAGCTGTGGCATTAGCATCAAACGGGCTTTAATCATATTTAGTTCATCATGTAGGAAGGTGGGAGGATGAATGAAGTCGTTACAGTCCTCGTTGTCCAGCACCAACCCTGATTAATCTATCATGTAAGTCGTTGCTAACGAAGAGGAAGCTTctcacatttgtttttattctaatGAGCAGACACAAGTGAGTAAATGTCACAATTAGAGTCAAACACAACTGTCCCAGTGCTTCACCAAACAAACTGGATTTAATTGGCCCGTCAGTGCGGAAGCCCGCCGAAGCTAATTTCACCTCACTTTGTGtatgctgtgtgtgtatgtgagtcacctgtgttcTCCCTTCTGTCTCCCTCAGTCCTGACACCAGTACGACCAGCATGCGTCCTCTAGTTTCAGCCTGGTCTCAGCCACAAGTAAAAGCACGGTTAGCTTATAAAGAATCTcccaaaagggagaaaaaaggtCCAGTTAAGTTAacgggagagtgtgtgtgtgtgtgtgtgtttaatattcACAACCATCTTGTTGTTCCACCTTACATCACACACTCCTGCTAACAGCACATCCGTCGATGGCGGTGCTTCACACCTGACACTGAACCGCTGAGTGGTTTTGTTCCTGTTCGGCACAGGTTGGACGCAATTTCACCTGTGCACTCGACTCGTTTGTTCGATGCGGGCCGTTTTTGATGCATTTCGACTCACAGCTCCACTCTTAATGCCTGGTAAATAAACAGTCTCGCAGCGTTTTTAGCTACGAGGCTTTGCAAAATGCTCATGGAAGCCAAGGGCGACTCACGCGCCCCTGGCCTTAGCCTGCATGCTAATAAAAGAACTCCTCagaatgttctctttttttctcgAGCTGAGCTGACTGCAGGAACCGGCTCTGTTTACCTGGACAGTATCACAGATCCAGGCAGACAGAAGAGAACCACGGCGGCTCTTCCTCAGCACTTTGGACTCACATGTTGTTTCTCTCTCCAGGGGATTCATTCACTCAATTCCGCTTCTCAGAAGAGAAAGAGTGGGACATGGATTCATTTGCAGCCAGTCAGGTAAATCTATATCCTCCCCAGTCAGCCTGTCTGCACCATCCTGGTTTTGATGGATCTCTGCTAAGTATCGAGCGGATCCCCCCCGCAACTACGCGGATGGAAAACAGCTCTACCGCCATAACTATCGtaatcaaacacacaaacggtATCGATCCGATCATGACTGTACAGATGAGTTTATTTAAGAGGCGAAACTGAATTCCATGCTAGCAGCAGCGACAAGAGCATTAGCAGAAGCATTAATTGGCCAACTGACTGACCTTTTTAACCAGGCCTGTTGGACAAAACAAACCTTTCACCTCTGAATACTGAATATTGCCTGTTTGAGCGGCACTGGAACAGTCTTCCCATTTTTTCCTTCAGCCATCCACAGCGTTTGTGGACCTTATAGCTCTCGCTCAAATCCTCCAAGAACTTCCTGTCCATCAGAGACTCAACCTGGACGCCGACCTGGGTCAGGTAATCCGGTGTAAACTCATCCTCAACTGTTAAAAGCAGTTAAGTGGGTTGGAAGACTTACGGCTGCCCTCCTGATGACCCTGTTTCAGGTTTTGACACCATCACATCTGCCCGCTGTGAGCTTCACACCTAAACCGGAAGTGAGCAAATTAGACTTTGCTCCACCTCTGGCAGAGTTCAGGAAACTCACCACTAAAGTTCCCACGGTGACGAAGGCACACACGCCGGTTTCCTCCAACACTGCAGCATCTCCACCggctgaggatgatgaggaagagctggacCAGCTGCTCAATTTAAAGAAACCAGTTGTGGGAAACCAGCAAGACACTGGTGCGGAAGAAGAGAACCCGGCACCAGAGAAAGGTGAGTAGAGGACGACTACAGCGTAAAGCTAATAAATGCATGTAGGAAATTTCAATTTGAGGACTTTCAACATTATGTAAAATGCTGAAGGCTAAGGGAGCTGGTTACCCTGGGTCAGAGAGGCTAACCTCTCACCCAGTTAGTCTGCTTTAACGTACATTTAACATCCATCCACGGAGAGTTCAGTCCAATTTTCTTTGGGTGAAATTGAAAGAAATAACACCAATTTTGGGAAATACTCTAGCGCCTTGGCTGGATGGAAAAGGTTCAGGTATAAACTttgattttcaacatttttgatCAGCTGAAGTCAAGATCATAATGTATGCCTGAAAGAGTCACAACGTGTTCCTTCTGGTCTCCAGACTGTGAAGACGTGAAGGAGgtgacagagaaggaggtggtGAAAGGAAAAGACATCACACCTCCCGAGCCTACGTCTGTCAGGAAGGAGGTGacggaggaggacctggaggactgGCTCGACAGCATGATCTCCTGACCATTCCAAGCAAGACAGACAGTGTCCCGCATCAGCAACTGGACAAAAGTCAAATATTTCTCCTCAACATCCTCAAGGACGTCCCACAGCCCTGCTGACGTAACTTCAGCCTTCCCCCCTACAAGGTTGTCGTTTTGTTCCATAGATGTGTTGAGGATTGtcatttgaaatttaaaaaaaaaaaaaaaagaacttggaGTGTTCTCTACATACTTAATGTAATGGAAACTTCCTTGATGTCCTCACAAGACTGGGAAAGTCCAACACTGACAGGACAAAGGGCTCGATTTGTTGCGTCAGGTACTTTATTCATTTCCTCCCCCATCATGAAAAGAAATGCAGTTTACCAAAGCTACTACATACAGACAAATGGCCAAACAGAAGCTGCTTTGctgtggagaagctgctgaaatCCAGCTGCGTCGTCTTTTCAGTGGCTTCCACGTGACAATTCTGCTGGGAAAAGTGCAGGCAGGCAGCGAAAGAACCCAAACTAAGCAACATTTACACCAGGATCATCTAGATTTTATACAACAAATGTTCTTCATGGACTGATGAAAAGCCACAAATCGAACCAAACAgaaggaactttttttttagtttttttttaacattgcaTAGTTTTTCATAAGGCACGTCGGAACATGAAGGAGTGAGacctttttgggggggaaggggtggaTTTTGAAAGGCAGATCAAGTCTCACTCGTGGATattaatagcagcagcagcagcacgcgTCACCTCGGCTGCGTTTGTGTAGAAGTGGCGCTAACACCCTCGCAAGAACGTAGCAATTGTGCATATCCGTACGGTCGTCGTGCTTTCACCCCTCGTCAGGTCAAGCAAGTGAAAAAGGCCATGAGTCGCAATCAGGAGGGAGATTTTGCATGAGAGAAGCCTCCGAGGCCCGAACGAGAAAAGTCCGATCAGTATTTCGCAGTCGTGATTTagtacatttaaaaatgaccgtgtgtgttttcagtggcggtgggggcggggcgggTGGTGTGGGCTCGCCACCCCTCGTTTTAACCCAGCTGGTCCTCGTATTGCTTCCTGAAACAGTCTCCGGTGGGGAAGAAGTCCCAGCACCTCTCCTGGTACATCTTCCACACGTACGACTCCTGCAGGGGAAACGCAGAAACACCTCGTCAGCGTTCCGGATCAACTTAGAAATGAAACCCCTGGAGGAGaaatcatggggggggggctttcacCAACATTAAGGTGGAGAATCATCATGAAAATATGTAGGCGGCAGCAGGAGAAGAGTAGTTTGATAGAGTAGTTTGTTCACACTTTGTACCACCAAGGGGCGGTGGCAGCTCAGCCTGTTGAGGACTGGGCTGGGAAGCGAGGGACTCCTGGTTCAagacccagtgcagacaaagacctggaaggtgttctggcattGCCatggtacccttgagcaaggtaccagaTCCATATAGGGATGCAATGAGCAGGCAAGTCACCCAGGGGTCACACAGCTGGGATCAGCAAGCTGCTGTGTGACCCCAGTTTGCTCCACTCTGCCTTCAGTTCCATTTTCCACAACATGCACCCCAAGAACATCAAACACCACATTTAGGAGCACAGGTACACAACACTAAGTTAATATAGCATAAAAAGTCAAAGCAAGCCCACACGTtgcttcttcctcctgctgctcttatgCAACACAAGTGGGTTGAAATGTTGCACAAGTGGAAGCCGACTGAAGGTTCTCTGATCAACCATCTCCTGATCAGATAC
Protein-coding sequences here:
- the aven gene encoding cell death regulator Aven, giving the protein MEGRQNSGRGGSWKKVDRGAINSGEHRGRGRGSHHRGRGKRNYYRGHGRGENIHAFHPPEQSEEEGHQEDDCGLGNFSRRKLESNWDRYKQSEKPDSGDDIPTRRGTDYHVLLESAGDSFTQFRFSEEKEWDMDSFAASQPSTAFVDLIALAQILQELPVHQRLNLDADLGQVLTPSHLPAVSFTPKPEVSKLDFAPPLAEFRKLTTKVPTVTKAHTPVSSNTAASPPAEDDEEELDQLLNLKKPVVGNQQDTGAEEENPAPEKDCEDVKEVTEKEVVKGKDITPPEPTSVRKEVTEEDLEDWLDSMIS